GATGAGATGCTCGACGTATCGGTGTTTCCGATCGAACGATGACTCAATATCTTCAGTTTGGTAGTCCGTCCGTTCGGCCAATCGTTCGAACAGCCGAATTGATGCAGTCTCTGAATCATCGGACGCAGACTCGTCGTAAGCGAATGTGAAATCTCCGTCTGGCGTTCGCTTAAGGATCGTGTTGTAATGAATCGTCGTGTCCTCACGCCTGATGGTCGTCGTGTCGACACCGTCTGGCTCGGAAACGATTTCGACCACCTCTCCGACGTAGCGCTTGCCATCGACATAGCGTGGGAAGATTACGAGATCGATCTCTGAGAGCAGATACGATGGAAGTCCCTGTTCGATAACTCGGTTGACGAGTCTCTCCATTGTTTCTGCGTGCGTGGTCCCAATAATTCCGTGGCCGGTCGACATGATCTCGCCGAACGTGGCGAAACTCTCTGGAGTGTTGATTTCGGCGATGACTTCGACATCAGGGTTGAGGTAGTTCGCCTCAACCATCAGATCGGCCATCGTCATCTGCTTGCGTGTCTCCTGATGATCGCGAGTTCTCAGTGAGACCCCCGTTTCGTGGGGTAAACGAACCTCTCGGGATCCCTCATCGATGCTGATCGGGCGAGCATCGTGTGGAATGAATGGAATGTGAGCGTTCATTAGTGTCGTCTTTCCAACACCGGTTGGTCCCGAAAAGAGCACGACACCGTGGTATTCGAACAAGAGCCAGAGGAGGGCAACGAACTCAGTTGGGATACTTCCGTTCTGAACAAGGTCGACCGGCGTGAGCGGATCTGGTGATTGCTTACGGATTGAGATGTGAGGGCCGTCTTCTGAGATGATCGGCAACGCGACAGCACACCGGATCGTCTCACCAGTCGATTCACCAGCGATGTCAACTGGATCGAGATTTACCTTCGCGCTTGGTGTGCTCGCGTTGAGTTCGATGCCGTCGGCAGCTGCGAGCTGTGTGACGACGTTGATGAACGCTTCTTCGTCCTCGAACACGTGGTTCGTTGGAATTCGCTCCATGCCCCGAGGGACGACCTTGATTCGATCTCCGACGCGATTGGCCTCGATGTCTTCCAGCCGTCCATCGCGGATCGGGATCGTCAACTGTCCGTGACCGATGTAATCTCGAAGAACGTAGTAAAGGAGATCCGTTAGTCGATCTGGTGAATATCTGTCACTGATCGGTGGTTCGAGAAGATTGTACTCCACAAGCGCCGCGTGGAATCGATATCGGACCGAATCTAACCACGCACGCGTGTTTTGTGAAGTGAGCTGACGTGCGAGGAGTGTTTCGGCGCGTTCACGGACAAACGTGATCCTGTTAGTGCCGGATGAGCCGGGCGATCTGTCAGCTGCTCGGCTTACGAGAATCTCATCCACATCGATTTCCCAGAGACGCTCTTTGCACTCCTCAATCAGCTCTGTATCTCCCGGTAACAGATCCGGCTCTAGCACCGCGTATTTCGTCGTGAACGGATCGTTGGCTGAACTCTCAAACGACGTTTTGTTCGAGAGCGGATCCACATCGAGAGCGCGCTCGCGGTAGATGACGACTGGTATCTCGAAATCGAGAAACGAAACAGTGTACCGACGAAGACGTTCGTTGGTGAATCGGTTCCGGTGTACTGTTTCCTCGATGCTCGCTGTCGCGGTGTACTCGCGCGTGTACACCGTGACGTTTTCATCAGTCCAGTCAACGCCCTCAATTCGATCGTCGAGAGCGTACGGCGTGAGCTCCTCGAAACATCGGATGCGTGCAAGGGCGTGATATTCAACTCGTCGCCGCGCAGCAGACGAGAGATCGATCAATTGATCGATTTTCTGCTCGTACTTCTGGTCGAATCCCTGCTGCATCCGTTCAATGGCCCCTCTCCGCGTGAGTGGTCGCTCCAGATCCGCCGCTGAAAAATACTCGACAATCCGTTCGAGCACCGTCGTGCTGTGCTCAGACAACCGTGGTTCGCGGACCTCGTACGCAAACTCCCTGTTCTTTTCTGTTGTTGTCGCCGATCTCGTCTGCCGAATCGTTGCAACAACTCCCGAATGGATCTCGTACTGAGAGCACACGTCCGGTGCGTACCACGCCGCCGAATCAGCGGGCGCAACCGGTGGCGGGACAGTCATCGTCTCGTTCGGCATACCTGCACTCGTCTGCATGCCGTGGATTCGACAACTAATCCGATTTAAACTTTAGCCGAATTCACTACTGGGGGTTGTTCAGTCTGTTGTCCGACGACCTCCGGTTCGTGTTCAAGATCGTCTGCAGGCATGACGTCACATTAGCTAACCATAGAATGATAGCTAACCATGCAAGGAATGGCTCAACAATACGCTTCGTGCGGTGATTTGGAGCCGCGATTCTCTGAGAGACATTTTCATTTGGAATCACCCGATTTCGCGCGTTCTCGACGGTTCCTTCCCGTCTTTTCGACCATTTTGAGAGATTGGTGATAATCCCCTTTTAGTACGGATGGTGATGGATAACTGAAGACAGCATCCGAGTAATGTAGGCGAATATCGAAGCGACCCGCCGTCGGCGGGTATCCAGATCTCAGCCGACACGCTATACCACAAGACAATGTCACACGCCACGACCGAACGTACACTCAAACGGCACGAGCGCCGTACCGCTGAAGAACACGACGAAGCAGAACACGACGGAGACCACGACACAGAGCACGTAGAATCTGGACGAACCGAATGTCCCGAATGCGGCTCTACGAGCGTCGTTCAGGAACAGGGAGAGCGGTGCTGTGGGGAGTGTGGGCTTGTTGTTGAGGACGATTTGGTCGATCGTGGTCCTGAATGGCGCGCGTTCGACAGTCAGGAGCGAAATCAAAAGTCCCGTGTCGGGGCCCCAACGACGCACACGATGCACGACAAGGGACTCACGACCGACATCAGTTGGAAGAACAAGGACGCGTACGGGCAGTTCCTCTCTACGAAAAAGCGCAACCAGATGAATCGGTTGCGAAAGTGGCACGACCGTCTTCGGACGGTGGATAATGCGGAACGAAATCTTCGGTTCGCGCTCTCTGAGATTGACCGCATGGCCAGCGCGCTCGGCGTTCCCAAGTCGGTTCGTGAGGTTGCATCCGTCATCTACCGACGCGCACTGAGCGAGGATCTCATTCGCGGACGTTCGATCGAAGGTGTCGCCACAGCAACTCTCTATGCCGCCTGTCGACAGGAAGGTATTCCACGCAGTCTCGATGAGGTGACAGAAGTCGCGCGTATCGATCGACGGGAGATTGCACGAACGTATCGCCACGTCTCACAGAATCTCGGACTGGAACTGAAACCCGCTGACCCAAAACAGTATGTTCCACGCTTTTGCTCGGATCTCGATCTCTCCGAGGAAGTACAGACGAAAGCGAACGAGATCATCGATGTGACAGCCGGAAACGGACTACTGTCTGGGAAATCTCCAACAGGGTATGCGGCCGCAGCAATCTATGCCGCCTCGTTGCTCTGCAACGAGAAACGCACACAGAACGACATCGCCTCTGTTGCGCAGGTAACGGAAGTCACGATCCGAAATCGGTATCAAGAACAGATCAAGGAGATGAACATCGTCGCGTGAGCGTGCGTGCTGGACGATCCAATCAATGAAAATCAGGATCGAAACGAGTAGAATTCGTGTCCGCAGTTGTTCAGCAGTGCCCCTTAGTAGAACTCTCGGACGAGATCCATTGCGTCCTCGGGCGCGCCATCAGGGATGTCGGCCATGTTCTCGGTTAGTCCGTGCGATTCGTTGTACGAGACGCTTTCTTCGTTCTGGTAGATGACGCCTTGGTACTCTTTTTCGCTGTCGAGGATGACGTCCGTCGCTTGGTCGTAGTCCGTTGGGTCGTACTCGTCGTCTTCACCAAGATCGACCAACGAATCGCGGAAGTAGTCGTAGGTGTCAACGTCGTTGAACGTCACGCAAGGACTGTAGACGTTGACAAAGCCAAAGCCATCGTGTTCGACGGCTTTCTGGACGATCTCAGCGTGGCGCTGAGCGTCAGAAGAGAACGACTGGGCGATGAACGTCCCACCGGCTGCAAGCGCGAGTGCGAGCGGGTTAACCGGTGCCTGCTGTGGTCCTTCCGGTGAGGTGGTGGTCTCGAAATCCTCGCGACTGGTCGGCGAGAACTGCCCTTTCGTCAGGCCGTAGATGCGGTTGTCCATGACCACGTACGTCATGTCCATGTTTCGACGCACTGCGTGAATGAAGTGACCGACGCCGATGGAGTAGCCATCACCGTCACCACCAGCAACCATCACTTCGAGCTCGGGATTGGCGGCCTTCACGCCCACTCCAACCGGGAGTGCGCGTCCGTGAACGCCGTGAAGTGCGTACGAGTGCATGTACGTCCCGATCTTCCCCGAGCAGCCGATTCCAGCCACGATGAACGTGTTATCGGGGTCGTTGCCCGTGTTTGCGAGCGCCTTCATCATGCCGTTCATCGTCCCGAAGTCACCACAGCCGGGACACCACGTCGGTTGTTTGTCGGATTTGAAATCAGTAAACCGTATGTCGGTACTCATGCTGTCACCTCCGTGCTCTCTGCGATCATGTCTTTGACATCAGTTGCAAGCTCGTCTGCTTTGAACCGGATGCCGTTGTATTTATTGATACGATCGACGCGGGTAAGGGTGTCGTGTTCGAGAAGATCGGCGAACTGACCGCCCGCGTTGCACTCGACGACGATAACCTGATCCGCGCTTTCGATCTCTTCGGTCAGATCCGCTCGTGGGTACATGTATGAACAGGAGATGAATCTGACTGAAATTCCGTCATCTTCCAAAAAGTCGAGCGCTTCACGCATTGCGCCCTCGTTCGATCCCCACGAAATGACGAGCGTGTCTGCATCGGGGTCTCCGAACTCGCGGTAGGACCAATCCTCGCGTTCGATTGCGGTTTCGACTTTTCGATCGCGTTTGTCGACCTGTTCGATACGAACGTCTGTGTCCTCTGTCCTGCGGCCGAGTTCGTCGTGTTCCAACCCAGTCGTCATATGCGCGCCACCGGACGTTCCGGGCGTCGTTCGTGGACTGATGCCGTCCTCAGTTGGGTAGTGTGGCTGGAACTGTCCTTGATCGTTCTGCCACGCCTCGATGTCGTCGGATTCGACGAGATTACCACGGTCGATCTCGACCGCATCCATATCGAACTCCTCGGGTGAGAACGTCTGCTCGGTTACGGCGAGCGCGAGATCGCTCGCGAGATAGACTGGGACCTGATACTTTTCTGCGAGGTTAAACGCCTCGATGGTCTTGTGGAAACACTCAGAGATCGTCGTCGGTGCAACGACGAATCGAGGAACTTCACCGTGGCCGCCGTAGAGCATCTGGTTGAGGTCCGCTTGTTCCTGTTTCGTCGGCATTCCCGTCGAGGGGCCCGAGCGCATCACATCACAGATAACCAACGGTGTCTCGGTCGTAGCGATTAGTCCAAACGTTTCGGTCATCAGATCGATTCCCGGACCAGAGGTGGCCGTCATCGATCGTGCTCCCGCCCGTGCCGCACCGAGTGCGATATTGATCGCTGAAAGTTCATCCTCTGCTTGGATGACCGCTCCACCGTAGCGCTCGATCCGTCCGGTGAGATACTCCATGACGTTCGTCGCCGGCGTAATCGGATAGCCAGCGTAGAACCGACAACCTGCGGCGATCGCTCCCATACCAATCGCCTCGTCCCCGTTCAAGAGCACGTAGTCGTTGTCCGTCGTTTCGAGTTCGTACTCGAACTCGTGGTCGTAGTTCTCCTCAACGTAGTCACGTCCCAAGCGAGCGGCTTGCTGGTTGTTCTCAACGATTGCAGTTCCCTTGTCTTTGAACCGCTTTTCCAGCGATTCATCGAGGTTCTCGATCGGGAAGTCCGCGACTTCGCAAGCTGCGCCGAGTGCAACGACGTTACGCATGATCGCTCCTCCCGCGTCTTCAGCGAGGCGCTTGAGCGGCACATTGAGATCGATCATCTCGTCGGGAACTTCGAGATCCTGCATCGTCGTTCGCTCACCGTCGTAGATGATGACGCTCCCCTCGTGGAGTTCATCGAGATTCTCATCGACAGTGCGCTGGGTGAGCGCGATGAGGATATCGAGGCGGTCGACGACGCTCTCGACCCGATCAACCGACGTCCGGACCTTGTACGCCGTGTATCCACCACGAATTCGAGAAGCAAAGTCCTTGGATGTGAAGACGTGTCGTCCGGCCCGCGAAAGTGCCTGGGCGAAAATTTTTCCCGTTGAGTCGATACCATCGCCAGCTTCGCCGCCGATGGCCCAATTAAGGTCTTCGTGCATACTGTTGCAAACGTACCTCTCGCCCGTGCAAAAGGCTTCTGAATGCCTAATAGAGATTCGTTCGAATCAGTTCGTAAATTGTCTATTCCCGCTCTTCTCCTTCGATCTTCGACCGAACTATCACACTATATACTTTTATTTTATTCTCCTTGTCGACTTATTTCTTTTACCATTGTTCCAATTTGTTTTGTTTCGTGGTGGATTTGTACTATCTTTATTCTATCTCTGTTCCGTTTTTGTTCGTTTACGCCCGCCGTGACCTCGGTAAGCACATTTATTTGTATTGTGGGCTGAGTGAATCATTGGGGAAGTCAGTCGGGTAATTCACGCTGTTTGAAAACGGCTGTGGTGCACCACACAACGAATGCGAACGAGTTCCATCCCTCTGACATTCGATAGCACTAATCAGTAGACACTAATCGAACGCCACGCGAGCGGTTTAGTGAGTCCGAGTCAATGCACTAACGTACAGTCAGCAGTAATCACACGCATGGACCCGACAACTGTCTCGGTTGTGACTGTCCGCTCCGTTGGAGCCGAGGCCATCGCGCTCGAACTACGTACTCCGTCCGATTTCGACGCCCGTCCCGGTCAGTTCGTCAAGCTTTCTACCGAAATTGACGGTGAATCCGTCTCTCGTTTTTATACAATCTCATCCCCGCGTGTTACCGACACGTTCGAGACAACGCTCACTATCGATCCATCGGGAACGTTTGGTCCGTATCTCGCGAACCTCGAATCGGGCGATTCGATCCGTGTCGCTGGGCCGTTCGGTAACGCTTACTACGAAGAGGAACAGCGAACGCTGATCCTCGCGGGCGGTCCCGGTGTTGGGCCAGCAGTTGGGATTGCCGGCCGAACGCTCGACGACGGCGGTACGACCACTATCGTTTACCGCGACGAGCAGCCAATCCACGAAGACCGTCTCAGCGCGCTTTCACAGCGGGGTGCACAGGTGTTCGTCGGTACAGAATCTGATAGCCTCACGGCAGCAATTGAGGAGACTGAGACTGAGAATGCACAAGTGTTCGTCTACGGCTTCTCGGAGTTTCTCGATTGGGCAACAGAGGCACTATCTGCTGCCGGTGTGGCTGTCGAACCAGCAAAGATGGAGAACTTCGGACCAGCACCGGAGGAATAATCGAACCCATTCGAGAGACATAGCACAAAATCCAGCAGTGAATCGAGACCGGTGAATCTACTCTCGGATGTCTCCGACGACTGACTGTAACACGGCATTACAGAGTTCACACCCTTCGACGGTAACACTGATACTGGACGGCGTTCGCTCACCGAATTCGATATCGCTCGTGCAGTCACAAAGTGGACAGCAGTTTGTTTCGTTCCACACGTGATGTAGAATCGTCTCGTCTATTTCTTCTCGTAACTGTTCGATACTTTTACGTCCGCCTGAATCCAAACCATACATGGTCTTTGTCTTACTGAAGACCACCGGAAGGGTGTTTGGGCACCCTTTCATCTAAGCCAGTGATCGCGTCCAGCGGTCTTCGTGTTTCCATTGATCGGTCACCACTTATAGTTTTAGTGTTCAGATAGAACCTCTAAGAATCAACAGTAGTGAATCTATCGCTGATTCGAGAATTGTGTATCTGTTGTCATACGATAGTACCCAAAAACACCATTGAACTAAAACGATCGTCAGCGATGAATCGAGATGTGGCTGTGTGAATACCTCTTTCTGACGTGGCTCACCCCACTGGATCGCCTTTTCTTGGGATTATCTCTCCAGAATTGACCGTTCGTGCGCCGTTCCGGTAGTTCTGGTATAGTTCTACCGCCCAGTTCAGAAATGCAGGATCGTCGCACTCGATACACGCCCGAATCCGTCCTCGTTCGTCGTATGCGCTCATAAAGCCGCAGTGGTCGGAGAGTGTGAGACCGAAGTCGATCGGCTGTGGAGATTCGTGTAACACGATACTTTCAGGAGAGGACCCAGATGCTGACACCGCGAGGCTCTGTACGCTATCGCTTTTGAGCACTGTCTCGTCTACCACGAGTTCGATTTCGGCTCCGCGCTCGGTCAGTTCCACGTAGAGGTCGGTGTAGTACTGGCTGAGAACCGGAAGGAGACTCCGGACTGTCGTGGGTGAGCTGTTTTTGAGACCGTTCACGTACTGCCTAATCGGTGCGTGCGGCTGATCAGATGTTGCAACGAATATCTCCGCATCGTGAAGCCACTCGGGAGCCGGGACGTGATCACAGTCGGGGAGATATTCGAAGAATGGTTTGCACTCGTGGATTATGCCGACCGTGGTCCGAAAGTCCACGTACTGTTCGGTGATGAGTTTTCCGTTCGTTGTGAGCCGGTAGGCACCGTTCACCTTCTTTGCCCACCCCCGCTCGACTAGTTTCGATAAATTTCGCTGAATTCCTCGGCGGGATAATGAAAGCGCACTTGCGAGTTCACGGGGTGATTGCGGGGTGTTATCGAGATATCTGAGTAGTCTAATCCGGGCCCGCGACATCGCAAGAAATCGAGTGTGCTCGTGGGGATCTGGTGTGTTTTGTGACATGATTCACCGTCCATTGTCAGTTACGACCGCTCGTCCAGTACCGCTGCAAAAGTGAATCCCACCGCATGCTGGACCATTGTCGGTGAGACAACTCAACCGCTGTCTCGCTGTGGTCACTCCACCTCCACGTACTCCCGTACTCCCGATCGATTCCACGAATCGCCGTGTCTTTCGAATGGATTTTCTCCATCATATTCTACATAGATTGTAGTTAATTGAATGTTGTGATGATATTTTGTAGAAGAGTGACTAACGATGAACATTATGTGGTAACATTGTACAATCAGATAGGTTACACGACCGGGCCGTTCCAACCCTCTTCGATCTTTCCGTGATACTCCGGCCATTGGACGATATGCTCACGGTATTTTTTATCCTGATATGTGTCGAGATGGGTGTGGTACATCGTGGTAGATACTAGCAGGCGGAGTTCCACCGAATCGATCGGAAGACCATCACGATAAGCGGTGTTGACATCAGTCGGCCTGTCTACTGCCCTCATCAGGACTGGATTTCCATCGAGTACGACAGCAATTGCCGAGACGATACCACAGACCGACTCCACGTCGCTGCCCCCGGCCCGGAGGTACTCTATGAGCCGCCTGCCGACGCTCCCCAGCTTGAAACTGTGGTGGGCGGGAGGCTGATACTTTCTTGCTTTCAGATGCGACAGCCTACATCGACGTCGAATTTCCCCATCAATATTTCATCTACAATTTTCTGAATAGAATTCTAAGAGAAAAGTTACCATGCCCGTTTGATGGTCGTGTGAGAAGAATAGCATGGTGAAGCTGTCGTTGAACAATCGTAACGCTCGTTAATGAGTCTCTCCCCGTCGAAAACAGCTGAAACCCCGATTTCGGGCGAGAGAACGCAAAAGAAGCCGAACACGAGGAGTTTATATCCGTGGGATGGTGACGTGTGAATGATATGGGACAGACGCTGACCGAGAAGATCCTCACCGATCATCTCGTCGAAGGAGAACTCGAAACCGGAGAGGAGATCGGCATCGAGATCGATCAAGTCCTCACACAGGATACGACTGGTACGCTCGTTTGGCTACAGTTCGAGGCACTCGGCCTCGATGAGGTCCAGACTGAACTCGCAGCACAGTACTGTGATCACCAGACATACCAGTTCGACTTCAAAAACACTGACGATCACCGATTCCTCCGTTCTGCAGCGGGGACGTTCGGTGCACATTTCTCTCGACCCGGAAACGGTATCTGTCATCAGGTTCACAAGGAACACTTCGCGGCACCCGGCAAGACGCTCCTCGGTTCTGACTCGCACACGCCGACTCCAGGCGGGCTTGGTCAGCTCGCTATTGGATCGGGTGGTCTCGACGTCGCTGTTGCGATGGGTGGTGGACCCTACTACATCGAGATGCCTGAGGTTGTGAGCGTTCGACTCGAAGGCGAACTTCCGGAATGGGCAACTGCAAAGGATGTCATCCTCGAACTGCTCCGGAAGCTTTCGGTCAAAGGCGGTGTTGGGAAAATCTTCGAGTACACTGGTCCTGGCGTCGAATCGCTTTCGGTGCCCGAGCGGACGACCATCACGAACATGGGGACGGAGTTGGGTGCGACGAGTTCGCTCTTCCCGACTGACGAGCGGACTGAAGAGTTCCTCTCTCGACTCGGACGCGAGGACGCCCACGTTGAGCTTCAGCCCGACGACGACGCTGAGTACGACGACGAGGTTGTCATCGACCTCTCTGAGCTTGAACCGCTCATCGCCACGCCATCGATGCCCGACAACGTCGTTCCGGTCAGCGAGGTTGCCGGCACGGATGTCGAGCAAGTCATCATCGGTTCGTGTACCAATGGTGCCTACGAGGACATCCTCCCGTCAGCGAAGATGCTCGAAGGTCGTGAGATCGACAAGAAGACTGAGATGATCGTCGCTCCCGGTTCGAAGCAAGCCTCTGAGCTGCTCGCTCGTCAGGGATGGACGGCTGAGATGATGGCTGCT
The nucleotide sequence above comes from Halocatena marina. Encoded proteins:
- a CDS encoding 2-oxoacid:acceptor oxidoreductase subunit alpha, with amino-acid sequence MHEDLNWAIGGEAGDGIDSTGKIFAQALSRAGRHVFTSKDFASRIRGGYTAYKVRTSVDRVESVVDRLDILIALTQRTVDENLDELHEGSVIIYDGERTTMQDLEVPDEMIDLNVPLKRLAEDAGGAIMRNVVALGAACEVADFPIENLDESLEKRFKDKGTAIVENNQQAARLGRDYVEENYDHEFEYELETTDNDYVLLNGDEAIGMGAIAAGCRFYAGYPITPATNVMEYLTGRIERYGGAVIQAEDELSAINIALGAARAGARSMTATSGPGIDLMTETFGLIATTETPLVICDVMRSGPSTGMPTKQEQADLNQMLYGGHGEVPRFVVAPTTISECFHKTIEAFNLAEKYQVPVYLASDLALAVTEQTFSPEEFDMDAVEIDRGNLVESDDIEAWQNDQGQFQPHYPTEDGISPRTTPGTSGGAHMTTGLEHDELGRRTEDTDVRIEQVDKRDRKVETAIEREDWSYREFGDPDADTLVISWGSNEGAMREALDFLEDDGISVRFISCSYMYPRADLTEEIESADQVIVVECNAGGQFADLLEHDTLTRVDRINKYNGIRFKADELATDVKDMIAESTEVTA
- a CDS encoding 2-oxoacid:ferredoxin oxidoreductase subunit beta yields the protein MSTDIRFTDFKSDKQPTWCPGCGDFGTMNGMMKALANTGNDPDNTFIVAGIGCSGKIGTYMHSYALHGVHGRALPVGVGVKAANPELEVMVAGGDGDGYSIGVGHFIHAVRRNMDMTYVVMDNRIYGLTKGQFSPTSREDFETTTSPEGPQQAPVNPLALALAAGGTFIAQSFSSDAQRHAEIVQKAVEHDGFGFVNVYSPCVTFNDVDTYDYFRDSLVDLGEDDEYDPTDYDQATDVILDSEKEYQGVIYQNEESVSYNESHGLTENMADIPDGAPEDAMDLVREFY
- a CDS encoding winged helix-turn-helix domain-containing protein, with the protein product MSQNTPDPHEHTRFLAMSRARIRLLRYLDNTPQSPRELASALSLSRRGIQRNLSKLVERGWAKKVNGAYRLTTNGKLITEQYVDFRTTVGIIHECKPFFEYLPDCDHVPAPEWLHDAEIFVATSDQPHAPIRQYVNGLKNSSPTTVRSLLPVLSQYYTDLYVELTERGAEIELVVDETVLKSDSVQSLAVSASGSSPESIVLHESPQPIDFGLTLSDHCGFMSAYDERGRIRACIECDDPAFLNWAVELYQNYRNGARTVNSGEIIPRKGDPVG
- a CDS encoding FAD-dependent oxidoreductase, producing MDPTTVSVVTVRSVGAEAIALELRTPSDFDARPGQFVKLSTEIDGESVSRFYTISSPRVTDTFETTLTIDPSGTFGPYLANLESGDSIRVAGPFGNAYYEEEQRTLILAGGPGVGPAVGIAGRTLDDGGTTTIVYRDEQPIHEDRLSALSQRGAQVFVGTESDSLTAAIEETETENAQVFVYGFSEFLDWATEALSAAGVAVEPAKMENFGPAPEE
- a CDS encoding aconitate hydratase — its product is MGQTLTEKILTDHLVEGELETGEEIGIEIDQVLTQDTTGTLVWLQFEALGLDEVQTELAAQYCDHQTYQFDFKNTDDHRFLRSAAGTFGAHFSRPGNGICHQVHKEHFAAPGKTLLGSDSHTPTPGGLGQLAIGSGGLDVAVAMGGGPYYIEMPEVVSVRLEGELPEWATAKDVILELLRKLSVKGGVGKIFEYTGPGVESLSVPERTTITNMGTELGATSSLFPTDERTEEFLSRLGREDAHVELQPDDDAEYDDEVVIDLSELEPLIATPSMPDNVVPVSEVAGTDVEQVIIGSCTNGAYEDILPSAKMLEGREIDKKTEMIVAPGSKQASELLARQGWTAEMMAAGVNFSEATCGACIGIGHVPASDSVSLRTFNRNFEGRSGIEDDSVYLCSPEVATAAALKGEIIDPRDLADELGDLEAPGLEMPEQYDGSTTDLIAPDEAVDDSLVKGPNIGDVPLKDSLESELAGPALLKMDDNITTDHIIPATQDILMYRSNIPKLSEFTLSRVDDSFAQRALDADGGFLVAGENYGQGSSREHAALCPMYLGIEGVLAQNFARIHKANLFNFGLLPLAIDEDDYEQIEQGDDIEIVDNVDEAVRSGQEAFTVRVNGDWELTATLDASEREREILADGGKLSHTRKHYDQSTSDATPADD
- a CDS encoding transcription initiation factor IIB family protein, giving the protein MSHATTERTLKRHERRTAEEHDEAEHDGDHDTEHVESGRTECPECGSTSVVQEQGERCCGECGLVVEDDLVDRGPEWRAFDSQERNQKSRVGAPTTHTMHDKGLTTDISWKNKDAYGQFLSTKKRNQMNRLRKWHDRLRTVDNAERNLRFALSEIDRMASALGVPKSVREVASVIYRRALSEDLIRGRSIEGVATATLYAACRQEGIPRSLDEVTEVARIDRREIARTYRHVSQNLGLELKPADPKQYVPRFCSDLDLSEEVQTKANEIIDVTAGNGLLSGKSPTGYAAAAIYAASLLCNEKRTQNDIASVAQVTEVTIRNRYQEQIKEMNIVA
- a CDS encoding type II/IV secretion system ATPase subunit — encoded protein: MQTSAGMPNETMTVPPPVAPADSAAWYAPDVCSQYEIHSGVVATIRQTRSATTTEKNREFAYEVREPRLSEHSTTVLERIVEYFSAADLERPLTRRGAIERMQQGFDQKYEQKIDQLIDLSSAARRRVEYHALARIRCFEELTPYALDDRIEGVDWTDENVTVYTREYTATASIEETVHRNRFTNERLRRYTVSFLDFEIPVVIYRERALDVDPLSNKTSFESSANDPFTTKYAVLEPDLLPGDTELIEECKERLWEIDVDEILVSRAADRSPGSSGTNRITFVRERAETLLARQLTSQNTRAWLDSVRYRFHAALVEYNLLEPPISDRYSPDRLTDLLYYVLRDYIGHGQLTIPIRDGRLEDIEANRVGDRIKVVPRGMERIPTNHVFEDEEAFINVVTQLAAADGIELNASTPSAKVNLDPVDIAGESTGETIRCAVALPIISEDGPHISIRKQSPDPLTPVDLVQNGSIPTEFVALLWLLFEYHGVVLFSGPTGVGKTTLMNAHIPFIPHDARPISIDEGSREVRLPHETGVSLRTRDHQETRKQMTMADLMVEANYLNPDVEVIAEINTPESFATFGEIMSTGHGIIGTTHAETMERLVNRVIEQGLPSYLLSEIDLVIFPRYVDGKRYVGEVVEIVSEPDGVDTTTIRREDTTIHYNTILKRTPDGDFTFAYDESASDDSETASIRLFERLAERTDYQTEDIESSFDRKHRYVEHLIEEDVTDIDDLFGFLTSFRKTNSTTIGRERQNQLFAPHWDWREDTTHNRNSENDIAINSEGNIFYQSSVELESIGEKEEWDDE